Proteins co-encoded in one Marinomonas sp. IMCC 4694 genomic window:
- a CDS encoding cation diffusion facilitator family transporter, whose amino-acid sequence MTKQEQEQSIAIRVTLVGAVWDALLGLAKIAAGYFSQSQALIADGIHSLSDLVTDVFVYFASANSRQGPDENHPYGHLRFETLTTVFLGMVLIVVAVGIAYESITATASQAQFTWYGLAALIATIVIKEAIFHYTKRAGDQIGSKMLIANAWHSRSDALSSIAVLIGLVGVYFGYGWADMVASIVVAVLIGKMAVSMVWENLAELVDTAPDPKLIAQIKDTANSLKHVMAPHDVRARSMAGKIYLDMHIHVPSHASVSEGHYLGDLVAYTIKKAHSQVEDVMVHIDTDEKIQTDSFIHKSGKPAHLQLPARHQIMADLGFLLRQHTAYLDIPNTRLHYLNNMLDVEIIAVAEKAPDNDDLKKLTSGILFDLQNTRYINKASVLWVFQEH is encoded by the coding sequence ATGACTAAACAAGAACAAGAACAATCCATCGCCATCAGAGTCACCCTTGTCGGAGCTGTTTGGGACGCCCTACTCGGTTTAGCCAAAATAGCGGCGGGATATTTTTCTCAGTCCCAAGCGCTTATTGCCGACGGTATTCACTCCTTGTCTGACTTGGTCACGGATGTTTTTGTGTACTTCGCGTCGGCCAACTCACGCCAAGGGCCAGACGAGAATCACCCTTACGGACATTTACGCTTTGAAACCTTAACAACGGTGTTTCTTGGCATGGTGCTCATTGTCGTGGCTGTTGGCATTGCTTATGAATCTATTACGGCCACGGCTTCACAAGCGCAGTTTACGTGGTACGGACTCGCCGCACTCATAGCCACCATCGTCATCAAAGAAGCGATTTTTCATTATACCAAACGAGCAGGTGATCAAATTGGCAGTAAAATGCTGATTGCGAATGCGTGGCACAGCCGCAGTGACGCTTTGTCGTCTATCGCGGTATTGATCGGCCTTGTCGGGGTGTACTTTGGTTATGGCTGGGCGGACATGGTGGCGTCCATCGTAGTCGCGGTGCTAATTGGTAAAATGGCGGTGAGCATGGTGTGGGAAAACCTCGCTGAACTGGTCGATACAGCCCCCGACCCAAAACTCATTGCACAAATAAAGGACACAGCCAACAGCCTAAAACACGTCATGGCCCCTCACGACGTTCGTGCTCGCTCAATGGCAGGCAAAATATACTTAGACATGCACATTCATGTCCCCAGCCATGCCAGTGTGAGCGAAGGGCATTATTTGGGCGATTTGGTAGCCTACACCATCAAGAAAGCACATTCACAGGTCGAAGATGTGATGGTGCATATTGATACAGACGAAAAAATTCAGACCGACAGTTTTATTCATAAATCTGGAAAACCCGCACACTTGCAACTGCCTGCTCGCCATCAAATCATGGCCGACTTAGGTTTTTTACTTCGCCAACATACCGCGTATTTAGATATCCCCAATACTCGCTTACATTACCTAAACAATATGCTGGATGTAGAAATCATCGCTGTGGCTGAAAAAGCCCCCGACAACGATGATTTAAAAAAACTCACTTCTGGGATTTTGTTTGATCTACAAAACACTCGCTACATCAATAAAGCGTCTGTGCTGTGGGTTTTCCAAGAACACTAA